A window of Halomonas sp. H10-9-1 contains these coding sequences:
- the moaB gene encoding molybdenum cofactor biosynthesis protein B: MAEPMIPLSIAVLTISDTRTEETDRSGQALVERLTTAGHRLHEKRIVPDDVYRIRAVVAGWIADEAVQVILTTGGTGFTGRDSTPEAVSVLLDKQIEGFGELFRHLSWQEIGSSTVQSRCLGGLANATVLFCLPGSTGACRTAWDGILAEQLDSRHKPCNFANLVIPERGQHA, encoded by the coding sequence ATGGCTGAACCGATGATCCCCCTCTCCATCGCCGTGCTCACGATCTCCGACACCCGCACCGAAGAGACCGATCGCAGTGGCCAGGCACTTGTCGAGCGCCTGACCACGGCTGGCCACCGCCTGCACGAGAAACGCATCGTGCCCGATGACGTCTATCGCATCCGCGCCGTGGTGGCCGGCTGGATCGCCGACGAAGCGGTCCAGGTGATCCTGACCACCGGCGGCACCGGCTTCACCGGACGCGATTCCACTCCCGAGGCGGTCTCGGTATTGCTCGACAAGCAGATCGAGGGCTTCGGCGAGCTGTTTCGCCACCTCTCCTGGCAGGAGATCGGCAGTTCCACGGTGCAGAGCCGCTGCCTGGGGGGGCTGGCCAACGCCACCGTGCTCTTCTGCCTGCCGGGTTCCACCGGCGCCTGCCGCACCGCCTGGGATGGCATCCTCGCCGAGCAACTGGACAGCCGGCACAAGCCGTGCAATTTCGCCAACCTGGTGATTCCCGAGCGAGGCCAGCATGCCTGA
- a CDS encoding twin-arginine translocation signal domain-containing protein: MRATSNPERRRFLKTLGAGTAAVGAAAAVGQVTLAQADNVAKAAPPKADSHYHETPHIRAYYATLRD; encoded by the coding sequence ATGCGCGCGACAAGCAACCCGGAGCGCCGGCGCTTCCTGAAGACCCTGGGCGCCGGCACCGCCGCCGTGGGTGCCGCTGCCGCCGTGGGCCAAGTGACCCTGGCCCAGGCCGACAACGTGGCGAAGGCCGCCCCCCCGAAGGCCGACAGCCACTACCACGAAACTCCCCATATCCGGGCCTACTACGCCACCCTGCGTGATTGA
- the tusC gene encoding sulfurtransferase complex subunit TusC, with the protein MQDDTRSGDLLVILRHAPHGSSWLKEGLDFALVAAAFDRRVTLLFMGEGITALLEGQQVGPLGQKGTAPTLAMLEMYDIDRLLVEAKGMDTLGLSDEQLMLPVQGVGADEIAELLAAHPLVLNF; encoded by the coding sequence ATGCAAGACGATACTCGCTCAGGTGACTTGCTGGTGATCCTGCGCCATGCGCCCCACGGGTCCAGCTGGCTGAAGGAAGGACTGGATTTTGCCCTGGTGGCGGCGGCCTTCGACCGGCGGGTGACGCTGCTGTTCATGGGTGAGGGCATCACGGCGTTGCTCGAGGGGCAGCAAGTGGGGCCGCTGGGACAGAAGGGCACGGCACCGACACTGGCCATGCTGGAGATGTACGATATCGACAGGCTGCTGGTGGAGGCCAAGGGGATGGATACGCTGGGCCTGAGCGACGAGCAGCTTATGCTGCCGGTCCAGGGCGTTGGCGCTGACGAGATCGCCGAGCTGCTGGCAGCCCACCCCCTGGTTCTGAACTTCTGA
- a CDS encoding TusE/DsrC/DsvC family sulfur relay protein, producing the protein MASTEIYRYLSLANRDVPLDPEGYLVNMGDWSAEVAERLAEEEGIALSEEHWEIIHVLRAFYARFEQAPAMRPLVKAVGQALGPDKGRSVYLMKLFPGSPPKVGARLAGLPKPTNCL; encoded by the coding sequence ATGGCAAGCACGGAAATATACCGTTATCTATCGTTGGCCAACCGAGATGTCCCGCTCGACCCCGAGGGATATCTGGTCAACATGGGCGACTGGTCGGCGGAAGTTGCCGAGCGTCTGGCCGAGGAGGAGGGCATCGCGCTGAGCGAGGAGCATTGGGAGATCATACACGTGCTGAGAGCGTTCTATGCGCGTTTTGAGCAGGCCCCGGCGATGCGTCCCCTGGTCAAGGCGGTAGGTCAGGCGCTGGGCCCCGACAAGGGGCGCTCCGTTTACCTGATGAAACTCTTCCCCGGTAGTCCCCCCAAGGTGGGGGCGCGGCTGGCGGGGCTGCCCAAGCCCACCAACTGCCTGTGA
- the tusB gene encoding sulfurtransferase complex subunit TusB produces MLLHTLNRSPLSPVLDQALAGMGPDDLLLLIEDGVIGALPAQQARYESVSGRLYALHEDLASRGLLALCDPAVRVVDIEGFVALTAECERTVSWY; encoded by the coding sequence ATGTTGCTGCATACCCTGAATCGCTCTCCGCTGTCCCCCGTTCTCGACCAGGCACTGGCGGGAATGGGGCCGGACGACCTGCTGCTGCTGATCGAAGACGGCGTCATCGGTGCCTTGCCGGCGCAGCAGGCGCGTTACGAGAGTGTGTCCGGACGCCTTTACGCCCTGCATGAGGACCTGGCGTCACGCGGGTTGCTCGCGTTATGCGACCCGGCGGTCCGCGTCGTCGATATCGAGGGTTTCGTGGCATTGACCGCGGAGTGTGAACGCACGGTGAGCTGGTACTGA
- the fdh3B gene encoding formate dehydrogenase FDH3 subunit beta, with translation MAQMKFMCDAERCIECNGCVTACKNANETDWGIQRRRVVTLNDGEPEEVSISVACMHCDDAPCMAVCPTDCFYKTDDGIVLHDKDLCIGCGYCLYACPFGAPQFPQQNAFGERGKMDKCTFCAGGPAESKEEEFQKYGANRIAEGKLPLCAEMCSTKALLAGDAQEVADIFRQRVVQRGHKDGGWSGNPRREQQRTRAGRPDVSAADSLAYDASQQG, from the coding sequence ATGGCCCAGATGAAATTCATGTGCGACGCGGAGCGCTGCATCGAGTGCAACGGCTGCGTCACCGCCTGCAAGAACGCCAACGAGACCGACTGGGGCATCCAGCGCCGCCGGGTCGTCACACTCAACGACGGCGAACCCGAGGAAGTCTCGATCTCGGTTGCCTGCATGCACTGCGACGACGCGCCCTGCATGGCAGTCTGTCCCACCGACTGCTTCTACAAGACCGACGACGGCATCGTGCTGCATGACAAGGACCTGTGCATCGGCTGCGGCTACTGCCTCTACGCCTGCCCCTTCGGCGCCCCGCAGTTCCCCCAGCAGAATGCCTTCGGCGAACGCGGCAAGATGGACAAGTGCACCTTCTGTGCCGGCGGCCCGGCGGAGAGCAAGGAGGAGGAGTTCCAGAAGTACGGCGCCAACCGCATCGCGGAGGGCAAGCTGCCGCTGTGCGCCGAGATGTGTTCCACCAAGGCGCTGCTGGCCGGCGATGCCCAGGAAGTCGCCGACATCTTCCGCCAGCGTGTCGTCCAGCGCGGCCACAAGGATGGCGGTTGGTCGGGCAATCCGCGCCGTGAACAACAGCGTACCCGCGCCGGTCGGCCGGATGTCTCGGCGGCCGACTCGCTGGCCTACGATGCCAGCCAGCAGGGCTGA
- a CDS encoding formate dehydrogenase subunit gamma, which produces MSHTIQWRSLWRLGLLALILAFGLALSQSAQAQADPEGEAAFAVPAVDADIWRQVRSGEVDANYRDSRFDSTYNLVNASGETWRQWRNRWVSPYGLIVIGGMLVMITLFYLMVGRKKLDEPRTGRKLLRWSAVSRSLHWSVATLFILLALSGLTLLYGKHVFYPLFGAGAWGAMVSASKLVHNYLGPLFGILLLILLAKLLVHNLPKKHDIDWFRKGGGLVGKGHPDAGFANAGEKVWYWLLATAGVAVIISGLVLDFPNYGQARDTMQWANLVHGIGALGLTAVALGHIYIGTLGTEGSFEGMATGYVDETWAKEHHNLWYEEVKESAVPEEQLATGSKGATGGSSPQSSA; this is translated from the coding sequence ATGAGCCACACCATACAATGGCGGTCGCTCTGGCGGCTGGGCCTGCTCGCGCTGATACTGGCGTTCGGGCTGGCTCTCTCCCAGAGCGCCCAGGCCCAGGCAGATCCCGAGGGCGAGGCGGCCTTCGCGGTACCGGCAGTGGACGCCGACATCTGGCGCCAGGTACGTAGCGGCGAGGTCGATGCCAACTATCGCGACAGCCGCTTCGACTCCACCTACAACCTGGTCAATGCCAGCGGCGAGACCTGGCGGCAGTGGCGCAACCGCTGGGTGTCACCCTACGGCCTGATCGTCATCGGCGGCATGCTGGTGATGATCACGCTCTTCTACCTGATGGTGGGCCGCAAGAAGCTGGATGAGCCACGCACGGGCAGGAAACTGCTGCGCTGGAGCGCCGTGTCGCGCTCACTGCACTGGAGCGTGGCCACGCTGTTCATCCTGCTCGCCCTGTCGGGGCTCACCCTCCTCTACGGCAAGCACGTGTTCTACCCGCTGTTCGGCGCCGGCGCCTGGGGCGCCATGGTGTCGGCCTCCAAGCTGGTGCACAACTACCTGGGGCCGCTCTTCGGTATCCTGCTGCTGATCCTGCTGGCCAAGCTGCTGGTGCACAACCTGCCGAAGAAGCATGACATCGACTGGTTCCGCAAGGGTGGCGGCCTGGTCGGCAAGGGGCATCCCGACGCAGGCTTCGCCAATGCCGGCGAGAAGGTCTGGTACTGGCTGCTCGCCACCGCCGGGGTAGCGGTCATCATCAGCGGCCTGGTCCTGGACTTCCCCAACTATGGCCAGGCACGCGACACCATGCAGTGGGCCAACCTGGTGCATGGTATCGGAGCACTGGGCCTCACCGCCGTGGCGCTGGGCCATATCTACATCGGCACCCTGGGCACCGAGGGCTCCTTCGAGGGCATGGCCACTGGCTATGTCGACGAGACCTGGGCCAAGGAGCACCACAACCTCTGGTACGAGGAGGTGAAGGAGAGTGCCGTGCCCGAAGAGCAGCTCGCCACCGGCAGCAAGGGAGCGACAGGAGGCTCCTCGCCGCAGAGCTCCGCCTAG
- the glp gene encoding gephyrin-like molybdotransferase Glp, producing MDSELKPITAALEALLQGVGMLDSERVPCDEAAGRVLAEEVTARLDVPSFDNSAMDGYALHHRDAGRRLPVSQRIAAGTPAQPLAPGSCARIFTGGEIPPGADCVVMQERVEVMGDTALIPDDVTPGDSIRRRGRDVAHGSTLLKAGQRLEAAALGHLAGQGITEVEVRRRPRVALLSTGDEIIDPGKPLGPGQLYNSNRPMLRRLLERFGATPVMMASIPDDPAATREMLADAASQADIVVTTGGVSVGEEDHVKAAVESLGRLDLWRLAIRPGKPLALGRILRGDAETRFVGLPGNPVSSFVGAWLFLRPLVGGMLGCPALLSLPELSARSGFSTRTGPRAHYMRVTLRFDDQGVHAEPFADQNSAVLSSCIEADALAVIPRETTLSPGDRVTCLWLRNDA from the coding sequence ATGGATAGCGAACTCAAGCCTATCACCGCGGCACTGGAGGCCCTGTTGCAGGGCGTCGGCATGCTGGACAGTGAGCGAGTGCCGTGTGACGAGGCGGCCGGTCGCGTGCTGGCCGAGGAGGTCACGGCGCGGCTCGACGTACCCTCCTTCGACAACAGCGCCATGGATGGCTACGCCTTGCACCATCGCGACGCTGGCCGTCGGCTGCCCGTCAGCCAGCGCATCGCCGCCGGGACCCCCGCCCAGCCCCTGGCGCCCGGCAGCTGCGCGCGCATCTTCACCGGCGGCGAAATTCCCCCGGGCGCCGACTGCGTGGTGATGCAGGAACGCGTTGAGGTGATGGGTGACACCGCCCTGATTCCCGATGACGTCACGCCAGGCGACAGCATCCGTCGCCGCGGGCGGGACGTCGCGCATGGCAGCACGCTGCTCAAGGCCGGCCAGCGCCTGGAGGCCGCCGCTCTGGGCCATCTCGCCGGCCAGGGGATCACCGAAGTCGAGGTGCGCAGACGGCCTCGGGTCGCCCTGCTCTCCACCGGCGACGAGATCATCGACCCCGGCAAGCCACTGGGGCCGGGCCAGCTCTACAACTCCAACCGACCCATGCTCCGCCGGTTACTGGAACGCTTCGGCGCCACGCCGGTGATGATGGCATCGATCCCCGACGACCCCGCGGCCACCCGGGAGATGCTTGCCGACGCCGCCAGCCAGGCAGATATCGTGGTGACCACCGGCGGTGTCAGCGTCGGCGAAGAGGATCACGTCAAGGCGGCCGTGGAGAGCCTGGGACGGCTGGACCTCTGGCGACTGGCGATCCGCCCGGGCAAGCCACTGGCCCTGGGCCGGATTCTCCGGGGAGACGCTGAGACACGCTTCGTGGGGCTGCCGGGCAACCCGGTATCGAGCTTCGTGGGTGCCTGGCTGTTCCTGAGGCCGCTGGTCGGCGGCATGCTGGGCTGCCCGGCGCTGCTCTCGCTGCCCGAGCTCTCCGCACGCAGCGGCTTCTCGACCCGCACCGGCCCACGGGCCCACTACATGCGCGTCACGCTGCGCTTCGACGACCAGGGCGTGCATGCCGAACCCTTCGCCGACCAGAATTCGGCGGTGCTCTCCTCGTGCATCGAGGCCGATGCCCTGGCGGTCATTCCCCGCGAGACCACCCTTTCACCGGGTGACCGCGTGACTTGCCTGTGGCTCAGGAACGACGCCTAG
- a CDS encoding DUF1244 domain-containing protein has translation MQHLDETTRTELEAAAFRRLLRHLDEHKEVQNIDLMILADFCRNCLSKWLVTAAEEHGAELDYDQAREYVYGMRYAEWKEKYQQQATPEQQAAFEARQARTGQNSEESAQNG, from the coding sequence ATGCAACACCTGGACGAGACGACACGCACCGAACTCGAGGCGGCCGCCTTCCGCCGCCTGCTGCGTCACCTGGACGAGCACAAGGAAGTGCAGAACATTGACCTGATGATCCTCGCCGACTTCTGCCGCAACTGTCTCTCCAAGTGGCTGGTGACCGCCGCCGAGGAGCACGGCGCCGAACTCGACTATGACCAGGCGCGCGAGTATGTCTACGGCATGCGCTACGCCGAGTGGAAGGAGAAGTATCAGCAGCAGGCCACCCCGGAACAGCAGGCCGCCTTCGAGGCACGCCAGGCCCGCACCGGGCAGAACAGCGAGGAGTCGGCACAGAATGGCTGA
- a CDS encoding ACP phosphodiesterase, translating to MNFLAHAWLARGGGDDFLYGNLIADGVKGSNLNDWPAEVARGIHHHRRVDAFVDSHAVTRAILARSPRSGRRYVGIALDLVWDHFVALEPGVAERDSPLVTRSYRLLARRSAPSRLAAMMPLLVEQDWLRCYADFSFTCRAIGGIGQRLSGPNRLVELVPWLEAEYPVLRDDFQRLWPAVREALEVVPGPPRRRS from the coding sequence ATGAACTTCCTGGCCCATGCATGGCTGGCGCGCGGCGGGGGCGACGACTTCCTCTACGGCAACCTGATCGCCGACGGGGTGAAGGGAAGCAACCTCAACGACTGGCCTGCCGAGGTCGCGCGTGGGATTCACCACCACCGCCGCGTCGATGCCTTCGTGGACAGCCACGCGGTGACCCGCGCCATCCTGGCGCGTTCACCGCGCTCGGGTAGACGCTACGTGGGGATCGCCCTGGACCTCGTATGGGATCATTTCGTGGCACTGGAGCCAGGTGTCGCGGAGCGGGACTCGCCCCTGGTCACGCGTAGCTATCGGTTGCTGGCACGGCGCTCGGCGCCATCACGCCTTGCAGCAATGATGCCGCTGCTGGTGGAGCAGGACTGGCTGCGGTGCTATGCCGACTTCTCCTTTACCTGCCGCGCGATCGGCGGCATCGGCCAGCGGCTCTCCGGACCCAACCGCCTGGTGGAGCTGGTCCCCTGGCTGGAGGCCGAGTATCCGGTCCTGCGCGATGATTTCCAGCGCCTGTGGCCGGCGGTGCGCGAGGCGCTGGAGGTGGTGCCCGGCCCGCCTAGGCGTCGTTCCTGA
- a CDS encoding molybdopterin-dependent oxidoreductase, whose product MRLTRKTQSQRPQGLGISRRQFLKRSGATTGGLAAAGFMGTPMMRRAEAAEKTAYSDAPVETRRTVCSHCSVGCGVYAEVQEGVWTKQEPAFDHPFNRGAHCAKGASLRQHGHSSRRLKYPMKLVGGEWQRQSWEDAIEEIGNKVLDLTEQHGPDSIYWLGSAKFNNEQAYLMRKFAALAGTNNTDHQARICHSTTVAGVANTWGYGAMTNSLNDLQNARSILFIGSNPAEAHPVAMQHILLAKEKNNCDIIVADPRFTRTAAKANKFVRFRPGTDVALIWGILWHVFENGWEDREYIDQRVYAMDEVRAEVANYPPSEVERITGVPGQEVYDTARRLAKNRPGCVVWCMGGTQHTTGNNNTRAYCALELALGNVGKSGGGANIFRGHDNVQGATDLGLMSHSLPGYYGLAEGAWKHWARVWDLDYEWLKGRFDQTEYADGQPMYTNGITVSRWIDGVLEDDENITQRTQLKAMFYWGHAVNSQTRGPEMQKAMQQLEMMVIVDPYPTVASVMHGRQDGVYLLPAATQFETTGSVTATNRSLQWRDKVIDPLFESKPDHEIMYLLSRKLGFADQLFKNIEVKGTEPVIEDITREFNAGMWTVGYTGQSPERLKAHQQNWHTFSFRDLKAEGGPVDGDYYGLPWPCWGTAEMGHPGTPILYDTSKKVSEGGLTFRARFGIEHNGQSILSDGSFSAGSDLEDGYPEFTAEMLKDLGWWDDLTAEEQAEAEGKNWKTDLSGGIQRVAIAHECAPFGNAKARCNVWTFPDPIPKHREPLYTSRRDLVEDYPTWDDVASHYRLPTLYKSIQEQDVTGDYPIILTTGRLVEYEGGGEETRSMSWLAELQQEMFVEINPALANDLGIAEGDDVWVEGAEGGRVRVKALVTNRVAREVVFMPFHFGGMFQGENLHDRYPEGSAPYVQGEAANTATTYGYDSVTQMQETKCTLCRIERA is encoded by the coding sequence ATGCGTCTGACTCGTAAGACACAGTCCCAGCGGCCCCAGGGCTTGGGCATTTCCCGTCGCCAGTTCCTCAAGCGGAGCGGCGCGACCACCGGCGGCCTGGCCGCCGCCGGCTTCATGGGCACCCCCATGATGCGCCGCGCCGAGGCGGCCGAGAAAACGGCATATTCCGACGCCCCGGTGGAGACCAGGCGTACCGTGTGCTCCCACTGCTCGGTGGGCTGCGGCGTCTACGCCGAAGTGCAGGAAGGAGTGTGGACCAAGCAGGAGCCGGCCTTCGACCACCCCTTTAACCGCGGCGCCCACTGCGCCAAGGGCGCCTCGCTGCGCCAGCACGGTCACTCCAGTCGACGCCTCAAGTACCCCATGAAACTGGTGGGTGGCGAGTGGCAACGCCAGAGCTGGGAGGACGCCATCGAGGAAATCGGCAACAAGGTGCTCGACCTTACCGAACAGCATGGCCCTGACAGCATCTACTGGCTGGGGTCGGCCAAGTTCAATAACGAACAGGCCTACTTGATGCGCAAGTTCGCTGCCCTGGCCGGTACCAACAATACCGACCACCAGGCACGCATCTGCCACTCCACAACCGTGGCCGGCGTGGCCAACACCTGGGGCTACGGGGCGATGACCAATTCGCTCAACGATCTCCAGAATGCCAGGTCAATCCTGTTTATCGGCTCCAATCCCGCCGAGGCTCATCCGGTCGCCATGCAGCATATCCTGCTGGCGAAGGAGAAGAATAACTGCGACATCATCGTTGCCGATCCGCGTTTCACACGTACGGCTGCCAAAGCGAACAAGTTCGTTCGCTTCCGCCCAGGTACGGATGTTGCCCTGATCTGGGGCATTCTATGGCACGTGTTCGAAAACGGCTGGGAGGATCGCGAGTATATCGACCAGCGCGTCTATGCCATGGACGAGGTGCGCGCCGAAGTGGCCAACTACCCGCCCAGCGAGGTGGAGCGCATCACCGGCGTTCCAGGCCAGGAAGTTTATGACACTGCACGGCGCCTGGCGAAGAACCGCCCGGGCTGCGTGGTCTGGTGCATGGGCGGCACCCAGCACACCACCGGCAACAACAACACGCGTGCCTATTGTGCGCTGGAGCTTGCGCTTGGCAACGTCGGCAAGTCCGGTGGCGGGGCCAACATCTTCCGCGGCCACGACAACGTCCAGGGCGCAACTGACCTGGGGTTGATGTCTCATTCGCTGCCCGGCTACTACGGCCTCGCCGAGGGCGCCTGGAAGCACTGGGCTCGGGTCTGGGACCTCGACTACGAGTGGCTCAAGGGCCGCTTCGACCAGACCGAGTACGCCGACGGCCAGCCCATGTATACCAACGGCATCACGGTGTCGCGTTGGATCGACGGGGTGCTGGAGGATGACGAGAACATTACCCAGCGCACCCAGCTCAAGGCGATGTTCTACTGGGGCCACGCCGTCAACTCCCAGACCCGCGGCCCCGAGATGCAGAAGGCCATGCAGCAGCTGGAGATGATGGTCATCGTCGACCCCTACCCCACCGTGGCGAGCGTCATGCATGGCCGCCAGGATGGTGTCTACCTGCTGCCGGCGGCGACCCAGTTCGAGACCACGGGTAGCGTCACTGCCACCAACCGCTCGCTCCAGTGGCGTGACAAGGTGATCGACCCGCTGTTCGAGTCCAAGCCCGACCACGAGATCATGTACCTGCTCTCGCGCAAGCTGGGCTTTGCCGACCAGCTATTCAAGAACATCGAGGTCAAGGGCACCGAGCCGGTGATCGAGGACATCACCCGCGAGTTCAATGCCGGCATGTGGACCGTGGGCTACACCGGTCAGAGTCCGGAGCGACTCAAGGCGCACCAGCAGAATTGGCATACCTTCAGCTTCCGTGACCTCAAGGCCGAGGGCGGCCCCGTCGACGGCGACTACTATGGCCTGCCCTGGCCCTGCTGGGGCACTGCCGAGATGGGCCACCCCGGCACCCCGATCCTCTACGACACCAGCAAGAAGGTCTCCGAGGGCGGCCTCACCTTCCGCGCCCGCTTCGGCATCGAGCACAACGGCCAGAGCATCCTCTCCGATGGCTCCTTCAGTGCCGGTTCAGACCTCGAGGACGGCTACCCCGAGTTCACCGCCGAGATGCTCAAGGACCTGGGCTGGTGGGACGACCTGACCGCGGAGGAACAGGCCGAGGCCGAGGGCAAGAACTGGAAGACCGACCTCTCCGGCGGCATCCAGCGTGTGGCCATCGCCCACGAGTGTGCGCCCTTCGGCAACGCCAAGGCGCGCTGCAACGTCTGGACCTTCCCCGACCCCATTCCCAAGCACCGCGAGCCGCTCTACACCAGCCGCCGGGACCTGGTCGAGGATTATCCGACCTGGGACGACGTGGCCTCCCACTACCGCCTGCCGACGCTCTACAAGAGCATCCAGGAACAGGATGTGACCGGGGACTACCCGATCATCCTGACCACAGGGCGCCTGGTGGAGTACGAGGGCGGCGGCGAGGAGACTCGCTCCATGTCCTGGCTCGCCGAACTGCAGCAGGAGATGTTCGTCGAGATCAATCCGGCGCTGGCCAACGACCTGGGCATCGCCGAGGGCGATGACGTCTGGGTCGAGGGTGCCGAAGGTGGGCGCGTCAGGGTCAAGGCGCTGGTCACCAACCGCGTGGCGCGGGAAGTGGTGTTCATGCCCTTCCACTTCGGTGGCATGTTCCAGGGCGAGAACCTGCACGACCGCTATCCCGAGGGCTCGGCCCCCTACGTACAGGGCGAGGCGGCCAACACGGCCACCACCTACGGCTACGATTCGGTGACCCAGATGCAGGAAACCAAGTGCACCTTGTGCCGCATCGAGCGCGCCTGA